From Amaranthus tricolor cultivar Red isolate AtriRed21 chromosome 4, ASM2621246v1, whole genome shotgun sequence:
ACATGACATTCTACTTCTCACTACAGAAGATGAAGCTTAACAATTGAAAGTATTGAAATCTTCAGAGGATCAACTAATTTACTTGTTGGCATCATCCTCTGCCTTCATCTTTTTCTCCCATCTACGTTTCTTGTAATCCAGCAACATTTGTGgcatcttcttcatcaattcaGCGGTTTGAGCCCGTTTCTCGGCTGAAATTCTATCACACTTGTGCCCTTTCCTCTTAGTTCTCATCTCTTTCCTTTCGGGATCATACGGCCAGTCTTGTCCTGCCATTAATACTTCTTTGCGAAGTCTAGCACGGCGACGAGCACTAATACCAAGAGGCTTCCACGCCCCAAGCTCCCAGTAACCCCAAACGCCATTGGT
This genomic window contains:
- the LOC130809869 gene encoding uncharacterized protein LOC130809869, yielding MASKAVKTMAKAVTEYQYPWQEKLVKYKDELTNGVWGYWELGAWKPLGISARRRARLRKEVLMAGQDWPYDPERKEMRTKRKGHKCDRISAEKRAQTAELMKKMPQMLLDYKKRRWEKKMKAEDDANK